Proteins encoded by one window of Pseudonocardia alni:
- a CDS encoding AraC-like ligand-binding domain-containing protein: MPQHTAVLPAPPASRDLGAWSRTVGDHFPALRLTTHGPADRFTGHGVVRRSGPLVLGDLAAGTAHTVRRIPGGERLGLCKVSYQLAGRSMVTQGGHRTVLRPGDMVVYDVDLPYAVDNEAGFRSLVLMLPRTDLGLDDRPGEGSGTRLSDRDGLGLLVGPMLCRLAETEELLTGARAPRVRRVLTDLLAAAVAERRRDAHPAGPLAPVLAWLDEHLADDDLSPGRVAAEHYMSTRRLQELFRAEGTSVSCWVRGRRLQRCLADLRDPLLAGEPVATTGRRWGFADPAHFSRSFRARYGVTPGRVRSSDPAVAPDRSCTTEYPVPRSTPGPAVR; this comes from the coding sequence ATGCCGCAACACACCGCCGTCCTGCCCGCCCCGCCCGCGTCCCGGGACCTGGGCGCCTGGTCCCGCACGGTGGGCGACCACTTCCCGGCACTGCGCCTGACCACGCACGGCCCCGCGGACCGGTTCACCGGGCACGGCGTCGTTCGCCGCTCCGGTCCGCTGGTGCTCGGCGATCTCGCGGCCGGCACCGCGCACACGGTCCGGCGCATCCCCGGCGGGGAGCGACTCGGGCTGTGCAAGGTGTCCTACCAGCTCGCCGGGCGCTCGATGGTCACCCAGGGCGGGCACCGGACGGTGCTGCGGCCCGGCGACATGGTCGTCTACGACGTCGACCTGCCCTACGCCGTCGACAACGAGGCCGGCTTCCGCAGCCTGGTGCTGATGCTGCCGCGCACCGATCTCGGCCTCGACGACCGCCCCGGTGAGGGCAGCGGCACCCGGCTGTCCGACCGCGACGGTCTCGGCCTGCTGGTCGGCCCGATGCTGTGCCGGCTCGCCGAGACCGAGGAACTGCTCACCGGCGCCCGTGCGCCGCGGGTCCGGCGGGTGCTCACCGACCTGCTGGCCGCCGCGGTCGCCGAACGACGCCGCGACGCCCACCCCGCCGGCCCGCTGGCCCCGGTGCTGGCCTGGCTCGACGAGCACCTCGCCGACGACGACCTCTCGCCCGGCCGGGTCGCCGCGGAGCACTACATGTCGACCCGACGGCTGCAGGAGCTCTTCCGCGCGGAGGGCACCTCGGTGTCGTGCTGGGTGCGGGGCAGGCGGCTGCAGCGCTGCCTGGCCGACCTGCGCGACCCGCTGCTGGCCGGCGAGCCGGTGGCGACGACCGGACGCCGCTGGGGGTTCGCCGACCCCGCGCACTTCTCCCGCAGCTTCCGCGCCCGCTACGGAGTGACACCGGGGCGGGTGCGGTCCTCGGACCCGGCAGT
- a CDS encoding APC family permease, whose translation MADRGATPAEPGHALRGSIGVAGIVFLVVAAAAPLTTVGGALPVMLAGSNGPGVPLAYALVAVVLLLFSVGYAAMSHFVVDAGAFYAYVSHGLGARLGLGAGGLALLAYTAIQAAVYGLAAVTLRGIVVQFGGPELPWWLLAALLVAVVALLGYRSIDVGAKVLGTLLVVEVAVVAALVAGILVTGGPEGWSATSFAPSTFLAGAPGIAVMFAVASFVGFEATAIYAEEAREPRRTVPIATYVAVLFIGAFYTVASWAVVVAFGPSRVEAAAQADPTGLVFTAAATYVGPWFADVLPVLLLTSLFAALLAFHNAVARYLFSLGRRGVLPTALSRTHPRHGSPHVGSLVQTVSAVAVLAVFALAGGDPVTTLFPWMSGLATVSVLLLMLLTAVAVIVFFARTRADTRAWNTRLAPALGLVGIAGILALVLVNFTTLIGGSAALATVLLVLVAGVFGGGVLLGRARPAPAAPEPARDDPALH comes from the coding sequence GTGGCTGACCGGGGCGCCACCCCGGCGGAACCGGGGCACGCGCTGCGCGGCTCGATCGGCGTCGCCGGGATCGTGTTCCTGGTGGTCGCCGCCGCGGCCCCGCTGACCACGGTCGGTGGTGCGCTGCCGGTGATGCTCGCCGGGTCCAACGGGCCCGGTGTACCGCTGGCCTACGCGCTCGTCGCGGTGGTGCTGCTGCTGTTCAGCGTCGGCTACGCGGCGATGAGCCACTTCGTCGTCGACGCCGGGGCGTTCTACGCCTACGTCAGCCACGGGCTCGGCGCCCGGCTCGGGCTCGGTGCGGGCGGCCTCGCGCTGCTCGCCTACACCGCGATCCAGGCGGCCGTCTACGGTCTGGCTGCGGTGACGCTGCGCGGGATCGTCGTGCAGTTCGGCGGCCCGGAGCTGCCGTGGTGGCTGCTCGCCGCGCTGCTCGTCGCCGTCGTGGCGCTGCTCGGCTACCGGAGCATCGACGTCGGCGCGAAGGTGCTGGGCACGCTGCTGGTCGTCGAGGTCGCGGTGGTCGCGGCGCTGGTCGCCGGGATCCTGGTGACCGGCGGCCCGGAGGGCTGGTCGGCCACCTCGTTCGCCCCCTCGACGTTCCTGGCCGGGGCGCCCGGGATCGCGGTCATGTTCGCGGTCGCGTCCTTCGTCGGGTTCGAGGCGACCGCCATCTACGCCGAGGAGGCCCGCGAGCCGCGCCGCACGGTGCCGATCGCGACCTACGTGGCGGTGCTGTTCATCGGCGCGTTCTACACCGTGGCCAGCTGGGCGGTCGTCGTCGCGTTCGGGCCGAGCCGGGTCGAGGCCGCCGCGCAGGCCGACCCGACCGGGCTGGTCTTCACCGCGGCCGCGACCTACGTCGGACCGTGGTTCGCCGACGTGCTGCCGGTCCTCCTGCTGACCAGTCTGTTCGCCGCGCTGCTCGCCTTCCACAACGCCGTCGCCCGCTACCTGTTCTCTCTCGGCCGGCGTGGGGTGCTGCCCACCGCGCTCTCGCGCACCCACCCGCGCCACGGCTCGCCGCACGTCGGGTCGCTGGTCCAGACCGTGTCCGCGGTCGCGGTGCTCGCGGTCTTCGCCCTCGCCGGCGGCGACCCGGTGACCACCCTGTTCCCCTGGATGTCCGGGCTCGCCACGGTGTCGGTGCTGCTCCTGATGCTGCTCACCGCCGTCGCAGTGATCGTCTTCTTCGCCCGCACCCGGGCCGACACCCGCGCCTGGAACACCCGGCTGGCGCCCGCGCTGGGGCTGGTCGGCATCGCCGGGATCCTCGCCCTGGTGCTGGTCAACTTCACCACCCTGATCGGCGGGTCCGCTGCGCTGGCCACGGTGCTGCTGGTGCTCGTCGCGGGGGTGTTCGGCGGCGGTGTCCTGCTCGGTCGCGCCCGCCCCGCCCCCGCCGCGCCCGAGCCCGCGCGCGACGACCCCGCCCTGCACTGA
- a CDS encoding amidohydrolase has product MTDTPRTAPAPIDAARVDTVHRAARVHTPDGAPATVLATAGEMIVAVGGEELLDAVPAGAHRVEHGDATLVPGLVDVHNHVLVAGRAELAELRLPGDAGVDALLDAVARRAAGLPEGAWLVGGGWDCGLLDALAAPGVLARLDTAAGHRPVLLRDDSCHNRWVSSAALDRAGISADTPDPAGGRILRDADGRSPAGVLVEAAAVAVERVCAADGDGVDDAEAVRHAVGILHSHGVTGFQDAASSLPLLQALHRLDAEDRLDAWAVTSMPVLDPVFGSAPVGAELVERALPLAGRRHRPTFVKVFLDGIPPSRTAAFLDPYLPDDAHGDDWRGHTAMTTEELTGHLLGLAAMGIGAKVHCTGDRSVRVFLDAVAAVRAAGHTGTRFHLAHGQYVADADLGRLAALGVVADLSPALWFPSPVVDAICACVPRGRAQRIHPNRDLLRSGVLLAVGSDWPVVGSPDPWPGLQGLVTRADPTGTAPGRLWPEQALTPAEALHAATLGAARAAGIDDVTGALTPGRAADLAVLDADPLTVPHDEIAGTRVLATWFAGREVYRREHG; this is encoded by the coding sequence GTGACCGACACACCGCGAACCGCCCCGGCCCCGATCGACGCAGCGCGGGTCGACACCGTCCACCGCGCCGCCCGCGTGCACACCCCGGACGGTGCGCCCGCCACCGTGCTGGCGACGGCCGGGGAAATGATCGTCGCCGTCGGCGGCGAGGAGCTGCTCGACGCCGTCCCGGCCGGGGCCCACCGGGTCGAGCACGGCGACGCGACGCTCGTGCCCGGCCTGGTCGACGTGCACAACCACGTGCTCGTCGCCGGCCGGGCGGAGCTCGCCGAGCTGCGCCTGCCCGGTGACGCCGGGGTCGACGCCCTGCTCGACGCCGTCGCCCGGCGCGCGGCCGGACTCCCGGAGGGCGCCTGGCTGGTCGGCGGTGGCTGGGACTGCGGGCTGCTCGACGCACTCGCCGCGCCGGGGGTGCTGGCCCGCCTCGACACCGCCGCGGGACACCGGCCGGTGCTGCTGCGCGACGACAGCTGCCACAACCGCTGGGTCAGCTCCGCGGCGCTCGACCGGGCCGGGATCTCCGCGGACACCCCCGACCCGGCGGGCGGGCGGATCCTGCGCGACGCCGACGGCCGTAGCCCGGCGGGGGTGCTCGTCGAGGCCGCCGCGGTCGCCGTCGAGCGGGTCTGCGCCGCCGACGGCGACGGGGTGGACGACGCCGAGGCGGTCCGGCACGCGGTGGGGATCCTGCACTCCCACGGCGTCACCGGGTTCCAGGACGCGGCGTCGTCGCTGCCGCTGCTGCAGGCGCTGCACCGGCTCGACGCCGAGGACCGGCTCGACGCCTGGGCGGTCACCTCGATGCCGGTGCTCGACCCGGTGTTCGGGTCCGCACCGGTCGGCGCCGAGCTGGTCGAGCGGGCGCTGCCGCTGGCCGGGCGGCGGCACCGGCCGACGTTCGTGAAGGTCTTTCTCGACGGCATCCCGCCCTCGCGGACCGCGGCGTTCCTCGACCCCTACCTGCCCGACGACGCCCACGGTGACGACTGGCGCGGGCACACGGCGATGACCACCGAGGAGCTCACCGGGCACCTGCTGGGCTTGGCGGCGATGGGGATCGGGGCCAAGGTGCACTGCACCGGCGACCGGTCGGTCCGGGTGTTCCTCGACGCCGTCGCCGCGGTGCGGGCCGCCGGGCACACCGGCACTCGCTTCCACCTGGCGCACGGGCAGTACGTCGCCGACGCCGACCTGGGAAGGCTCGCCGCGCTGGGTGTCGTCGCGGATCTGTCCCCGGCGCTGTGGTTCCCCTCGCCGGTGGTCGACGCGATCTGCGCCTGCGTACCGCGGGGGCGGGCGCAGCGCATCCACCCCAATCGGGACCTGCTGCGGTCGGGGGTACTGCTCGCCGTCGGCTCGGACTGGCCGGTCGTCGGGTCGCCGGACCCGTGGCCGGGCCTGCAGGGGCTCGTCACCCGGGCCGACCCGACCGGCACCGCGCCGGGCCGGCTGTGGCCCGAGCAGGCGCTGACCCCGGCCGAGGCGCTGCACGCGGCCACCCTCGGCGCGGCCCGGGCCGCCGGGATCGACGACGTCACCGGCGCGCTCACCCCGGGCCGTGCGGCCGACCTGGCCGTGCTCGACGCCGACCCGCTGACCGTGCCGCACGACGAGATCGCCGGGACCCGGGTCCTGGCGACCTGGTTCGCCGGTCGCGAGGTGTACCGCCGGGAGCACGGGTGA